The Apibacter raozihei genome contains a region encoding:
- a CDS encoding lipoate--protein ligase translates to MKFIDNKGNTDPQINLAIEEYIISYLPVEIEPYLLFYINQPSIIIGKHQNTIEEINTQYVEENNIKVVRRLSGGGAVYHDLGNLNFSFITQDDGNSFSNYRKFLKPVIKALKNMGVDAELKGRNDVVVGERKISGNAQFTSKGKIITHGTLLFKSNIDEVVNSLNVRKDKIESKGIKSIRSRVANISEFMNESISINEFRENLLLQIFNVNHLDEIKSYPLGENDWDKINQISDERYSNWEWNYGRSPKFYIENRQRLSVGSIDLRLNVEEGIITQIKIYGDFFGIKDVQDIENKLIGVRYTQESVYQALYEVDLTLYFGEVALSDFVKLIY, encoded by the coding sequence ATGAAATTTATTGACAATAAAGGGAATACTGATCCTCAAATAAATTTGGCAATTGAAGAGTATATAATATCTTATTTGCCTGTTGAAATTGAACCTTATTTATTATTTTATATAAATCAACCATCCATAATTATTGGTAAGCACCAGAATACTATAGAGGAAATCAATACTCAATATGTCGAAGAAAATAATATAAAGGTAGTAAGAAGATTATCCGGAGGAGGAGCCGTTTATCATGATCTAGGAAACTTAAATTTTAGTTTTATTACTCAAGATGATGGAAACAGTTTTTCAAATTACCGGAAATTTTTAAAACCGGTGATTAAAGCATTGAAAAATATGGGTGTTGATGCAGAGTTGAAAGGGCGAAATGATGTGGTAGTTGGTGAAAGGAAAATAAGTGGAAACGCACAATTTACTTCAAAAGGAAAAATAATAACTCACGGAACCTTGTTGTTCAAAAGCAATATAGATGAGGTTGTTAACTCATTAAATGTTAGGAAAGATAAAATAGAATCTAAAGGTATTAAATCTATACGAAGCAGGGTTGCCAATATATCAGAGTTTATGAATGAGAGTATCTCTATAAATGAATTTCGTGAAAATTTACTTTTACAAATATTTAATGTAAATCATTTGGATGAAATTAAATCCTACCCTTTAGGTGAAAACGATTGGGATAAAATTAATCAGATCTCAGATGAAAGATATTCAAATTGGGAATGGAATTACGGACGTTCTCCAAAATTTTATATAGAGAATCGTCAGAGATTATCTGTAGGATCAATTGATCTACGGTTAAATGTTGAAGAAGGAATAATAACACAGATTAAAATCTATGGAGATTTTTTTGGGATAAAAGACGTTCAGGATATAGAAAATAAACTTATTGGAGTAAGATATACACAGGAATCGGTTTATCAGGCTTTATATGAGGTCGATCTTACTCTATACTTTGGAGAAGTTGCATTAAGTGATTTTGTGAAATTGATCTATTAA
- a CDS encoding FAD-binding oxidoreductase, which translates to MKHEITNWGKYPVVETQFHETSDILKIQKIIKESGSVIARGNGRSYGDNSLNKENIVSTIKLNKFISFDRENGIFECESGVILSDILDTVVPEGFFLKVTPGTKLITVGGAIGSDVHGKNNHKEGCFGDCLIDFVIITETGEIKKCSREENSQLFWDTLGGMGLTGVVISARFKLKKIQTAYIRQRVLKADNLDQIFQYFDELEKWPYSVAWIDCLQKGDKIGRSILMVGESANLTDLPTKWKGNPLNPKKKKKLNIPFNFPSFVLNTLTVKAFNFLYYFKQRQKIINNVVDYDTFFYPLDAINNWNRIYGKNGFIQYQFIIPKEVGKKGMTEILKTIANSGQGSFLAVLKLYKKGSPEAHNSFPIDGYSLALDFKINSKLPALVSQLDEIVEQYNGRIYLAKDSMSKKSLIDYVKVPETGKFDSVQHQRIKSNR; encoded by the coding sequence ATGAAACATGAAATTACAAACTGGGGGAAATATCCGGTAGTAGAAACTCAATTTCATGAAACATCTGATATTTTAAAAATACAAAAGATTATAAAAGAAAGTGGTTCGGTTATAGCCAGAGGAAATGGAAGATCTTACGGAGATAACTCACTTAATAAAGAGAACATTGTTTCAACGATAAAACTGAATAAATTTATATCGTTTGATCGTGAGAACGGAATTTTTGAATGTGAATCGGGAGTAATTCTTTCTGACATTTTAGATACCGTTGTACCGGAAGGTTTTTTCCTTAAAGTAACACCCGGAACTAAATTAATTACAGTCGGAGGAGCAATAGGCTCGGATGTACATGGAAAAAATAATCATAAAGAAGGATGTTTTGGGGATTGTTTAATAGACTTTGTTATCATTACAGAAACAGGAGAAATAAAAAAATGTTCAAGAGAAGAAAATTCGCAGTTGTTTTGGGATACACTAGGAGGAATGGGGCTTACCGGGGTAGTAATTTCTGCCAGATTTAAACTAAAAAAAATTCAAACTGCTTATATAAGGCAAAGAGTATTGAAAGCAGATAACTTAGATCAGATTTTTCAGTATTTTGATGAACTCGAAAAATGGCCCTATAGTGTAGCATGGATTGATTGTCTACAGAAAGGCGATAAAATAGGGCGTTCAATATTAATGGTAGGAGAAAGTGCAAATCTAACAGATTTGCCAACTAAATGGAAAGGAAATCCTTTAAACCCGAAGAAAAAGAAAAAATTAAATATTCCGTTTAATTTTCCATCTTTCGTTTTAAACACGTTAACGGTTAAGGCCTTTAATTTTCTTTACTACTTCAAGCAACGTCAAAAGATAATTAATAATGTGGTAGATTATGATACCTTTTTCTACCCTTTAGATGCAATAAACAACTGGAACCGTATTTATGGGAAAAACGGTTTTATTCAATATCAATTTATCATTCCTAAAGAAGTTGGTAAAAAAGGGATGACTGAAATACTTAAGACAATAGCAAATAGTGGTCAAGGTTCTTTTTTGGCTGTACTAAAGCTGTATAAAAAAGGTAGCCCTGAAGCCCATAATTCTTTTCCTATAGACGGATATAGTTTGGCGCTGGATTTTAAAATTAACAGTAAGCTTCCTGCACTGGTATCTCAGCTTGATGAGATTGTTGAACAGTATAATGGACGAATTTATTTGGCTAAAGATTCAATGTCTAAAAAATCTTTGATTGATTATGTAAAGGTGCCTGAAACAGGAAAGTTTGATTCTGTTCAGCATCAAAGAATAAAAAGCAATAGATAA
- a CDS encoding ribonuclease HII — MKNKFSEYKIEVALDEVGRGCLAGPVVAAAVVFPESYFHDEITDSKKLSASKRKELEVQIKENAVDFAIAEVSPQKIDEINILNASFLAMHKAINALTVLPEFLLVDGNRFNPYKNIPHYCAVKGDSLYLNIAAASILAKNYRDHLMEKLAQEFPQYQWAKNKGYPTIAHREAISRCGITVHHRKSFRLLSTQLTLDF; from the coding sequence ATGAAGAATAAATTTTCAGAGTACAAGATTGAAGTTGCGCTAGATGAAGTGGGGAGGGGTTGCCTGGCCGGGCCGGTTGTAGCTGCTGCTGTTGTTTTTCCGGAATCATACTTTCATGATGAAATTACAGATTCAAAGAAATTAAGTGCTTCTAAGCGTAAAGAGCTGGAAGTTCAGATAAAAGAGAATGCCGTTGATTTTGCTATTGCAGAGGTTTCTCCTCAAAAAATAGATGAAATTAATATACTGAATGCTAGTTTTTTAGCTATGCATAAGGCGATAAATGCGTTAACTGTCTTACCTGAATTTTTATTAGTTGATGGGAATCGGTTCAATCCATATAAAAATATTCCTCATTACTGTGCAGTAAAAGGAGATTCTCTTTATTTAAATATTGCAGCTGCGTCGATTTTAGCAAAAAATTACAGAGATCATTTGATGGAAAAGCTGGCACAGGAATTTCCTCAATACCAATGGGCTAAAAATAAAGGCTATCCAACGATTGCTCATCGCGAAGCTATTTCAAGGTGCGGAATAACTGTTCATCACCGTAAATCATTCAGATTGTTGTCGACCCAATTAACGTTGGATTTTTAA
- a CDS encoding HAD-IB family hydrolase, whose protein sequence is MKRLYLFDFDGTLTNKDTMFDFLQFSFPKNYTTAFIRFVPIFLLTKFKILKAEKAKQKFIAHFLKGKTKDEIEILSNNYFEYRKDSIFRKRALSYVKDLAHEENKYIVTASLDIWVKPFAKYLGVRLISTQAEFVNDVFTGNFATPNCNYKQKVARVIGEIQLSQFKEVYAFGDTNGDKFMLKLATNPHFKYFE, encoded by the coding sequence ATGAAAAGACTTTATCTTTTTGATTTTGATGGTACTCTTACTAATAAAGATACCATGTTTGACTTTTTACAATTTAGTTTCCCTAAGAATTACACAACGGCTTTTATACGATTTGTGCCGATTTTTCTATTAACTAAATTTAAAATTTTAAAAGCGGAGAAAGCAAAACAAAAATTTATTGCTCACTTTTTAAAAGGGAAAACCAAGGATGAGATAGAGATTTTATCCAATAACTATTTTGAATATAGGAAAGATTCAATATTTAGAAAAAGAGCACTCAGTTATGTTAAAGATTTAGCTCATGAAGAAAATAAATATATTGTAACTGCTTCTCTGGACATATGGGTTAAGCCATTTGCAAAATATTTAGGTGTAAGATTAATATCTACTCAGGCAGAATTTGTAAACGATGTTTTTACAGGAAATTTTGCAACTCCCAATTGTAATTATAAACAAAAAGTTGCTCGTGTTATTGGAGAGATTCAATTATCTCAATTTAAGGAAGTATATGCATTTGGAGATACAAATGGAGATAAATTTATGCTAAAACTGGCAACCAATCCCCATTTCAAGTATTTTGAATAA
- a CDS encoding decaprenyl-phosphate phosphoribosyltransferase, translating to MEYLKLIRIQQWVKNSFVFLPIFFAGKLLDFQLLMNTIIGFFAFSFIASSIYVINDYVDIESDRQHPEKKNRPLASGKINKKQAILVFITLFALAFLCCFVLDSVKVAIIISVYFIMNLAYSFKLKHIALIDITIIALGFLLRVFVGGYATGLLVSIWAIMLTFFLALIMGIGKRRGELINAELTGKTRKALDGYNIQFTDVAMTVVSTCSVVCYIMYTLDPDVKKNFHYSVVYTVIFVILGILRYLQLTFVYNKTESPTKVVYKDHFLQIVIVLWVAVVFILKYSK from the coding sequence GTGGAGTATTTAAAATTAATTAGAATTCAACAGTGGGTTAAAAATTCTTTTGTTTTTTTACCTATTTTTTTTGCCGGTAAATTATTGGATTTTCAATTATTAATGAATACTATCATTGGCTTTTTTGCATTTTCATTTATTGCAAGTTCTATATATGTTATTAATGACTATGTAGATATTGAAAGTGACCGTCAGCATCCTGAAAAAAAGAACCGGCCTTTAGCGAGCGGTAAAATAAATAAAAAACAGGCAATATTGGTATTTATCACCTTGTTTGCTTTAGCTTTTTTATGTTGTTTCGTTTTGGATTCAGTAAAAGTTGCGATAATAATCTCAGTTTATTTTATCATGAATCTGGCGTATAGTTTTAAACTTAAACATATTGCATTAATTGATATAACCATTATTGCTTTAGGTTTCTTGTTACGGGTTTTTGTGGGAGGTTATGCAACAGGCCTTCTGGTTTCCATATGGGCTATAATGCTTACATTTTTCCTGGCTTTGATTATGGGTATAGGTAAAAGGAGGGGAGAACTCATCAATGCTGAATTAACCGGAAAAACTCGCAAAGCTCTTGATGGATATAATATCCAATTTACAGATGTAGCTATGACCGTCGTTTCAACATGTTCCGTCGTTTGTTACATCATGTATACGTTGGATCCCGATGTTAAAAAGAATTTCCATTATTCCGTTGTTTATACTGTAATATTCGTAATACTGGGAATATTAAGATATTTGCAACTAACTTTTGTCTATAATAAAACAGAATCACCCACAAAAGTGGTATATAAAGATCATTTTCTTCAGATTGTTATAGTTCTATGGGTGGCTGTTGTGTTTATACTCAAATACTCAAAATAA
- a CDS encoding SDR family NAD(P)-dependent oxidoreductase — protein MIILGATSDISQAFVEKVLSETKEIIPEVYLITSNPKETERFARHIQVKYKQESKVIHLDITKEIDYSLFQNIESQLVFCATGFLGKNTEDGLYDEKNTERIIEINYSKLVPLINFWAQKFEEARKGTIIGLSSVAGLRGRQSNFIYGSAKAGFMVYLDGLRNYLFHKNVHVMTVLPGFMDTKMTAGLPLPKPLTANPSQAASIIYKAYKKKKNKIYVTGIWWVIMSIVTNIPEFIFKKMKM, from the coding sequence ATGATAATATTAGGAGCTACTTCAGACATCTCACAAGCTTTTGTTGAAAAGGTGTTATCGGAAACAAAAGAAATTATTCCAGAAGTGTATTTGATAACTTCAAATCCAAAAGAAACAGAAAGATTTGCCAGACATATACAGGTAAAGTACAAGCAAGAGTCTAAAGTAATTCATTTGGATATTACCAAAGAAATCGACTATTCATTATTTCAAAACATTGAATCTCAATTAGTGTTTTGCGCTACCGGATTTTTAGGTAAAAATACTGAGGATGGATTATATGATGAAAAAAATACAGAAAGAATAATTGAAATCAATTACTCTAAACTGGTTCCGCTTATTAACTTTTGGGCTCAAAAATTCGAAGAGGCTAGAAAAGGAACTATTATAGGACTATCTTCTGTTGCCGGATTAAGAGGAAGGCAAAGTAACTTTATATATGGAAGCGCAAAAGCCGGATTTATGGTTTATTTAGATGGATTAAGAAATTATCTCTTTCATAAAAATGTTCACGTTATGACGGTACTTCCGGGTTTTATGGATACTAAAATGACTGCAGGACTTCCTTTGCCTAAACCATTAACAGCCAATCCTTCTCAAGCAGCTTCAATCATTTATAAAGCATATAAAAAGAAAAAAAATAAAATCTATGTTACAGGAATATGGTGGGTAATAATGTCTATAGTAACTAACATTCCAGAGTTTATTTTCAAAAAAATGAAAATGTAA
- the tyrS gene encoding tyrosine--tRNA ligase, translating to MNSFIEELTWRGLIHNIIPGTEEQLNKEMTSGYIGFDPTADSLHVGSLVPILLLVHLQKHGHKPVALIGGATGMIGDPSGKSNERNLLDDDTLNNYLAGIKSQLSRFLDFDSDKPNSAVLVNNYDWMKNVSFLEFARDIGKHITVNYMMAKDSVKKRFNGEFQEGMSFTEFTYQLLQGYDFYYLFKENNVKLQMGGSDQWGNLTTGTELIRKKIGKEAYALTCPLTTKADGSKFGKSEGGENIWLDANRTSPFKFYQFWLNVADTEAEKYIKIYTFLSKNEIDSLIQIHSENPAARILQKKLAQEITQWVHGEEETNKAIKASGILFGKSTQEDFLSLDENTFLTLFEGVPQKEISLDAIRNGIPVIDVLSELSGFLSSRGEARRALKENSISINQQKIKEDLIVNSDFLIQQKYILLQRGKKSYFILKGI from the coding sequence ATGAATTCTTTTATTGAAGAGTTAACCTGGAGAGGATTAATTCACAACATAATTCCAGGAACGGAAGAACAATTAAATAAAGAAATGACGTCAGGATATATTGGATTCGACCCTACGGCAGATTCTCTTCATGTAGGAAGCCTGGTTCCTATTTTACTTTTGGTTCATTTACAAAAACACGGTCATAAACCCGTGGCTTTAATAGGAGGAGCTACAGGAATGATCGGTGATCCTTCCGGCAAAAGCAATGAAAGAAATCTACTAGATGATGATACTTTAAATAATTATCTTGCCGGTATTAAATCACAACTATCCCGTTTTTTAGATTTTGATAGTGACAAACCAAATTCAGCTGTTTTAGTAAATAATTACGACTGGATGAAGAATGTATCTTTTCTTGAGTTTGCCCGTGATATTGGAAAACATATCACTGTAAATTATATGATGGCCAAAGATTCTGTTAAAAAAAGATTTAATGGAGAATTTCAAGAGGGAATGTCATTTACAGAATTTACTTACCAATTACTTCAGGGATACGACTTTTACTATCTTTTTAAAGAGAATAATGTAAAATTGCAAATGGGTGGCTCTGATCAATGGGGAAACCTGACTACAGGAACTGAACTGATACGTAAAAAGATTGGTAAGGAGGCTTATGCTTTAACCTGTCCCTTGACTACTAAAGCAGATGGATCTAAATTCGGTAAAAGTGAAGGAGGTGAAAATATCTGGTTAGATGCCAATAGAACGTCTCCATTTAAATTTTACCAGTTCTGGCTTAACGTTGCGGATACTGAAGCCGAGAAATATATAAAAATTTACACTTTTCTTTCAAAGAATGAAATTGATTCGCTGATTCAAATTCATAGCGAAAATCCCGCGGCAAGAATACTTCAAAAAAAGCTGGCTCAGGAAATTACCCAATGGGTTCACGGAGAAGAAGAAACAAATAAAGCGATTAAAGCATCAGGAATTTTATTTGGGAAATCAACACAAGAAGATTTTTTGTCTCTTGATGAAAATACATTTTTAACCCTTTTTGAAGGAGTTCCTCAAAAGGAAATTTCTTTAGATGCAATTCGTAATGGAATTCCTGTTATAGATGTTTTATCTGAACTTAGTGGTTTTTTATCTTCGAGAGGTGAGGCGCGAAGAGCTTTAAAAGAAAACTCAATATCAATTAATCAACAAAAAATCAAAGAAGATCTTATTGTAAATTCCGACTTTTTAATACAACAAAAATATATTTTACTGCAAAGAGGTAAAAAATCATACTTTATATTAAAAGGAATTTAA